One segment of Pogoniulus pusillus isolate bPogPus1 chromosome 26, bPogPus1.pri, whole genome shotgun sequence DNA contains the following:
- the TRIM42 gene encoding LOW QUALITY PROTEIN: tripartite motif-containing protein 42 (The sequence of the model RefSeq protein was modified relative to this genomic sequence to represent the inferred CDS: inserted 1 base in 1 codon; deleted 3 bases in 2 codons; substituted 2 bases at 2 genomic stop codons), which yields MSRSRVRNNASAICPEKDCLQPGFLWPKGLFTSNQLFLQPFMLLCNHCICEKCMVKSXTDAEIIENFYVIICPRYRRTCCLPYPNKIQPRENDLRPKVAKKYLCRHGFLRWSFDGTERPVCCETTGRRVEQKVATKRYRMCKINYCNXCMXRDHISPKAYQGDHKQLYCFLHSNSNLSEYCLYGHKLICWAQKHSLGKDHKRLLRFLIQLHILKKFIFICCCSHFPCLLRKET from the exons ATGTCAAGATCTAGAGTTAGGAATAATGCATCTGCTATTTGCCCAGAAAAGGATTGTCTCCAGCCAGGTTTTCTGTGGCCAAAGGGTCTGTTCACTAGTAATCAACTGTTTCTCCAGCCATTTATGCTGTTGTGCAATCACTGCATTTGTGAGAAGTGTATGGTT AAAAGCTAAACCGATGCTGAAATAATTGAAAATTTTTATGTCATCATTTGCCCAAGATATAGAAGAACATGTTGCCTTCCCTACCCAAATAAAATTCAGCCTAGGGAAAATGACCTCAGACCAAAAGTAGCCAAGAAATACTTGTGCAGACATGGATTTCTGAGATGGAGTTTTGATGGTACTGAAAGACCAGTCTGCTGTGAAACTACA GGGAGAAGAGTAGAGCAGAAGGTGGCAACCAAAAGGTACAGAATGTGTAAAATTAATTACTGTAATTAATGTA CTAGAGATCATATTTCCCCCAAAGCATATCAGGGAGATCACAAACAGCTGTATTGCTTTCTGCATAGTAACTCAAACCTCTCTGAATACTGTCTGTATGGTCACAAACTGATCTGTTGGGCCCAGAAACACTCACTGGGCAAGGATCACAAGAGACTGCTGCGCTTTTTGATACAGTTGCATATTTTGAAAAAGTTTATATttatctgctgctgctcacacttcCCATGCCTCCTCAGGAAAGAAACTTGA